A stretch of Lutra lutra chromosome 9, mLutLut1.2, whole genome shotgun sequence DNA encodes these proteins:
- the ZFP36L2 gene encoding mRNA decay activator protein ZFP36L2 — MSTTLLSAFYDIDFLCKTEKSLANLNLNMLDKKAVGTPVAAAPSSGFTPGFLRRHSASNLHALAHPAPSPGSCSPKFPGAANGSSCGSGAAGGPASYGTLKEPSGGGGTALLNKENKFRDRSFSENGERSQHLLHLQQQQQQKGGGGSQINSTRYKTELCRPFEESGTCKYGEKCQFAHGFHELRSLTRHPKYKTELCRTFHTIGFCPYGPRCHFIHNADERRPAPSGGASGDLRAFSARDALHLGFPREPRPKLHHSLSFSGFPSGHHQPPGGLESPLLLDSPTSRTPPPPPSCSSASSCSSSASSCSSASAASTPSGAPTCCASAAAAAAAALLYGTGGAEDLLAPGAQCAACSSASCANNAFAFGPELSSLITPLAIQTHNFAAVAAAYYRSQQQQQQGLVPPAQPPAPPSAPLPASATAPPSPPFNFQLPRRLSDSPVFDAPPSTPDSLSDRDSYLSGSLSSGSLSGSESPSLDPGRRLPIFSRLSISDD; from the exons ATGTCGACCACACTTCTGTCCGCCTTCTACGATATCGACTTCTTGTGCAAG ACGGAGAAATCCCTGGCCAATCTCAATCTGAACATGCTGGACAAGAAGGCTGTGGGGACCCCCGTGGCCGCCGCCCCTAGCTCGGGCTTCACGCCGGGCTTTCTCCGACGGCACTCGGCCAGCAACCTGCACGCGCTCGCCCACCCCGCGCCTAGCCCGGGCAGCTGCTCGCCCAAGTTCCCGGGCGCGGCTAACGGCAGCAGCTGTGGCAgcggggcggcgggcggcccGGCCTCCTACGGCACCCTCAAGGAGCCCTCAGGGGGCGGAGGCACggccctgctgaacaaggagaaCAAATTTCGGGACCGCTCGTTCAGCGAGAACGGCGAGCGCAGCCAACACCTCTTgcacctgcagcagcagcagcagcagaaggggGGCGGCGGCTCCCAGATCAACTCGACGCGCTACAAGACTGAGCTGTGCCGGCCCTTCGAGGAGAGCGGCACGTGCAAGTACGGCGAGAAGTGCCAGTTCGCGCACGGCTTCCACGAGCTACGCAGCCTGACCCGGCACCCCAAGTACAAGACCGAGCTGTGCCGCACCTTCCACACCATCGGCTTCTGCCCCTACGGGCCGCGCTGCCACTTCATCCACAACGCAGACGAGCGGCGGCCCGCGCCGTCGGGGGGCGCCTCTGGGGACCTGCGCGCCTTCAGCGCGCGGGACGCGCTGCACCTGGGCTTCCCCCGGGAGCCGCGGCCCAAGCTGCATCACAGCCTCAGCTTCTCTGGCTTCCCGTCGGGCCACCACCAGCCCCCGGGGGGCCTCGAGTCGCCGCTGCTGCTCGACAGCCCCACGTCGCGcacgccgccgccgccacccTCTTGCTCCTCGGCCTCGTCCTGCTCCTCTTCCGCTTCGTCTTGCTCGTCCGCCTCCGCAGCCTCCACGCCCTCGGGCGCTCCGACGTGCTGTGCCTCGGCGGCGGCTGCGGCCGCGGCGGCGCTGCTGTACGGCACAGGGGGCGCCGAGGACCTGCTGGCGCCGGGCGCCCAGTGCGCGGCCTGCTCGTCGGCCTCGTGCGCCAACAACGCCTTTGCGTTTGGCCCGGAGCTGAGCAGCCTCATCACGCCGCTTGCCATCCAGACCCACAACTTCGCCGCCGTGGCCGCCGCCTACTATCgcagccagcagcagcagcagcagggcctGGTGCCCCCCGCGCAGCCCCCAGCGCCGCCCAGCGCGCCCCTCCCTGCCAGTGCCACCGCGCCGCCCTCGCCGCCCTTCAACTTCCAGCTGCCGCGCCGCCTGTCGGATTCGCCCGTCTTCGACGCGCCCCCTAGCACCCCGGACTCGCTGTCGGACCGTGACAGCTACTTGAGCGGCTCACTAAGCTCGGGCAGTCTCAGCGGCTCCGAGTCCCCCAGCCTCGACCCTGGCCGCCGCCTGCCCATCTTCAGCCGCCTGTCCATCTCTGACGATTGA